TGAAAGCCAAATGCAGAGAGTGTGATTTACTATGATAGAGCACAGTCTCTTCAGTGCAGAGGGGATTTTTCCTCGGAGAAGCAACAAGATAATGTTGAAATTATACTGGTGGCTGTTACTTACTTATCACTGCAACTAATTCGGTCTGGCAAGGTATTTGTTTGAAACAAACACCATTTCCTGTGACATACGATGCAGTTCTCTTCCTTATTGAGAGATTAACACAAACCCGTTGAACTCACACCTGACTGGAGCAAAAGTATCaccttctgttgtttttttttttgttttttttaatggagccTCATATTGTGAggctaatttaaaaaaagacaaaaatgtaagaaacaaTAAGGGATCAAATATTCACGCATGCATGGACAGCCAAActaccaaaacacacagagagagcgTGACTTCATTCTCTGCTCAGGATGCCAATACTCTTACTATATGTTCACATAGCAAATAGTTGTTTGCTGCTATATTCATGCTCTGAATGACGTGTATAGAACCTTCAAAGTAATATGATTCCCAACAGATGTCTTATAGTAAGCTGAGCGTGGTCTGGTCAGAAAATATTGTTGTCTAGTGGGCAGTggcttttaaattgaaaaaagtaTTCTACTTTTACACCCATGTGCCCCATGACAACTGTATATAACAAAGCTGCTCAATCTCATGGTAAGCAGTTGGTAATAAAAATTAATGAAACAGTTAACAGAATGCAGATTTAACGACAACTGTGTCAGATGATGAATATAGCACCGTTAATCCCTTTAAAAGCACCAGTGGGACACAGCAGGAGATGGAAAAATCATCACTCTTACCTGTTTCAGAGGCAGCAACATGAACTCCTCTGTCTTGGAAACCTCCACAAAGTGCTGCAGAACATACTTGTGTGCAGACTTGAGCAGGTCGCTGCAGGAGTGCGTGTCAGCGAAGCCCCGGATGCCCAGGCAGTTGGAGGGGTCCAGCTGACTGAGGAGGAACTTACAGCAGGCGTCTCGTACCCCGTTGAGCTGCAGCAGGCTTGCTGCTGGGAGCAGCGTCTAGAGTGCAATTACAGGTGGAAACACACTGAGTATGTTGCGCTTTGATGAATGAGGTCAAATTAAAAGTCTAAttcaattttcttttctatAAATCTAAAATCTTCTACCATACCTGCACGTTTCCTTCCCCAACCACAATCTCAGCTGTGTAGGCGTACTGGACCAGCTGCTCCAGAGCCTGACAGTCGATGTCATGGAGGGTCACATGGGTCTGCCGACTCTCTGACATCTCGTCTACATGAACGCAAAGGAAAGCggttacatttttcatgtgaGTAATaaactctctctcacactgttTCATCATGCTGGCACATGGCAGTCCCTGATATATACAGaatttggaaaaatgttttgcattacaAATGTATATTACACATTTGTAATGCAAAACATTAATATATTGGACTTTGATCAAATTCTAATTCATTTTACAGCACTTATCAACAATCAAATGTTGTTAGCAGAAATCACTTTATTATTATCGCTTATTAATTAGCAGAAATTACAAGCACATATCTATAGAGTTGTTGCTGTTTTGATGATCGTGAAAGATGTGGAGATTCTTTTCAAATGGTCTAAGTGACTGGGTCAGACAAGAGATATCCTGGCAGCTGAGTCTGAAAGCCAGACAAGTGACTGTCAGGAGACTCATTGTACCCTCACACAGCAGTTGTACTGGGAGGGAATGtgaaactcacacacacctcaactGACCACCTGTGCCCCAGACAGGAAAAGGGGGAAGGAAGCCATGATGCCAAAAGGATGAGGTGGCCTTCACTTCACATgttgttgttcattgttgtgATATCAAACTCTTGAGCAACAGAGCAAAATGATGCAGTGAGCTTAATGTGTCTGAGGCATGATACATGCCGTGCTTGCATGGGTTTCAGAGATAAAAGTACAAAACCAAGCAGAGACAGACTGAACTTACTGGTAAACATAGCGTGAAAGTAGGGGCTGCAGGATGCCAGCACCACTTTGTGCGCCTTGATTTCTTTGTTAGAGACATGCAGCACAATGTCACACAGCAGGCCACGTTGTCGCATCCGGTTCATGGACACGAAGGAGTCGTGGTAGTGGCGCTTAGAGTTGTGTGAGATGCTGTGGCCATCACGGTTGAGCAGCTGCATGCCCCCCTCCATCATGGTGCCGGACGTGGCAGTTGCTGGCTCTTGCCTTGGCCGCAActgaaatgaacagaaaaaacattttcatgccAATTTATACGAATGTCAGCAACTTGCAGAAGCTTTGTCAGCAGGAAAGTTTAACCTCCAAAGCTTACTTGATCTGCTAGAAGGTGTTATATGTCCAGAGTAATCATTGTACCTATTGTTTCTGTGATAGTGACTATCCTGACAGCTGTGACAAGAAGCCAACTAGCATGAAAGAAATCTCAGTACAATTACAAAGTGTAGTAGGTTAGCTGACCTGTTTATTTGACACCGAGTGTCAAGACTGATTAGATTGCATTTTAACAATAGAGTCAAGAGATGGATATTATTACACAAACTGGTTCGTGTCAATGCATGCTTTAATCTATTGGACAGTCATGGTTTATTTAGTTGCAATGACTCCGTTTAGCAAGTGTATTTCCACCAGAATTAGCTGTGTAACCCAAAAACCTCACCCCAGCTGCAGCCTCGGGTTAGGCAGGGTAAGAGGTGGGGAGGATGTAGCCTGAGTTAGCCATTTCTCTTGTAGTCTCATCTCCCAGGCTCTCTGATGGAGAACGCACTTCAAAAAGTTGCATAACCCTCATCACGCGTTATTTTAGGAGTTGTAGTCTGATGAATCTTTAGGATGCACTAAGGCTAATACTAGATGGATGTTAACCAGAAAACTatattaatatcaaataaaacatgcgGAATTGGATACATTACAGGTTTGAAGAAAAGGGCATATGAGTAGAAGCTAATGGGTTTGAAAAGTATAAGCCAGTTATTCCAAACTACTTTCATGGAGAGCCTCCACATGATGAATGGTTAAAATATCCTTAAGGGGCCTCTGGTGatgcttttcattttaaattcattattcatgtttgtatatatatatatatatatatatatatataaaggagGAGGTTGTTTTACGATAACACAAGTCTATTAGAACACACGGCAGCTACCACTGACCCATAAGTGAAGAATATTGATCAGTGTGAGGCCAATTAATGCGACACTTaagaacaacaaacatgttattgattctTCTTAAGTTGAGTGCAGGTGTCTCTCTGGCTTAATACaaattgcaaaatgtatttgcttCAAAATTATGTTGTACTCTGTCCAGGGGCACTCTTTTAACTACTCAGCACTGCCCACAGAGAATCATCTCAAATGTCACCACAGCTGCCTGGCGACTAGCTCCGGGGTCCCATTTTCCAAAACACAATGGACCACCAAAACACACCAACCATGTTCCTCTGTGAGGGAACAATCTGCTCTCATGCCCCAGGgaataataatgagaaaatgttgcacatttagaaatgaataaacagcAGGCTGAGGCagaagtaaaaacacaataattgtCATAGTTAAAACTAACAAAGAGTTAAGCACTTGTCCTGTTCATCCCAGGCTTGTATCTTAAAATCTCTCCTCGCTCTGGCTTAAAAACGTAGGCTACCATCAACTCAAAGACTCAGGCTTCTTAACAGACATGCACAATCTGGATGGATTCACAAATGTTGCATTGTAATATTTTTTGGACAAGATGATGTTTCTATTCATCGATCAGCCTCCTTCTGAGCTCTGAAGGAaccccaaccccccaccccatcTATTTTGAATAACAACAGCTATCAGCTGCTGCAGAATGAATGTGTCATTTCTTTACCGATGGTTGTGTTGCGGTTATCCTTGGACGCAGTATCTTCCTCACAGTGATGGGAAATAAATCATCAGCTGTCGCAGTCAGATTGGTTTAAAAGTGTTACCAGTGTCTGGCTTTCTGTCCATATTCTGACTCAGGCATACGAAATATGAAAAAAAGCCTCTGTTTCGTGCTGTATGCGGTTGACGTCAATGCAAAAAAACTGCATGAAAGCTGACATCGGTTTTTTAAGGTGGAGCTGAAACTGCCGGCGGTGAAGAAGCAATGCTGCTTAAGCTGTTAAAATGTGGTGCATTGAGACGAGTATTGCAGGTTAGAGATACATAGGATGCTGTTTCTTAAActcaaatgtcaaacatttgtAAGCggtgtttgtttataatttgACGAGACACATACGACCTTAAGTGCCTCCTTTTGTCTGGTCAGTGCGGAAGTGCGTTCGATAAAAGAATCTAAGCGAGTGCGAAAGGGGGGGTTTTACTTAAAAGCTCCATGATTGGCCAGAACCTGAACCACCCCCGCCTCGGTTACCCCGGTCaacaaatcaaacaacacacaaaccaaTGTTTTAACTTGTTGTAATCACAGAGGGCGATTTtacactgtatttgtttttcttctgtttaaataaaatacaagtcaCGGCTGCATAACTTATTTCATATGAATAACACATGCTATTGGTTAGGtgtagctaatgttagctctGAAGGACTCACCACCAGCCGTCGTCGGTGTCGATGTGACAGCAATGATACCTTCCTGTTTTTAAACTTGCCCAGCTTTGTGGCTGTGTACTGCAACCGATTATAAACTAAAAACCAAGATCCTTGATCTGCGAGTCTTTAGCAACCTGTATCTCATGAATGCAGCTGATCATTTAATAGAAATTCACGTGCAGCATCAAAACACTGCTTGTTCTTGTGTGCAGTTTTGACAGTGAAATACCGAGGTTGTCGTCACCGccaactgttttttatttatctcagGTTGGATTAGCCTTTGATGAAAAAGAGGTCCTGGTAGTCATTATAATGAAACACACTGACTGAAGACTGCAAACTAGCTaggatatttataaaaataatagatttttggaaaataataattttgtaCGGCAAATACTGATACACATTATAATAATGAGTTTTGAGTTACTTAGTCATTCGTTTGATAGCGTTTCTCAATATGTTGCGATACTGCAGTCATGAGGGGATGACATTATTCTCAAAGTAACTTAATATAATAATTTACACGGTGGTTTTTTTTCATAGATTGACGAAAATATCCTGCTTCAGTCTGTTGAGCACCTTGAAACATAAAACCAAACCTCTTCGTTTTGCAGCAGGGAGTTGTGGGTAATGAGGTTTGAGAGCTTCACGCATCACGTTTTTGGGATCCAGCATGGCAGCCAAACAGAAAAGGTTTGTGGACACATTTTCTATAATAAGTGCTGTATTTTGCGAGTTATAATggcaaatatgttttattttaaagaagtatAGTGTTGTCAGTCCAGTTGTTGCATTTGtgtgggttttaggactcgttttAGCTTACATTGAGTCCGAAAGTATCCTAGCTTAATGCTAGCTTAGTGTTATAAGAGCTTTGAAGCAGCTACCGCTAGCTTCACTCAAACGTGAAGCTCTAcatatttagtatttttctctttgtttaaaataacaactttatttttattcaagaaTGTTAAGCTGTAAGCTGAAAAGCAAACGTTTGAATAGACGCTGTGTACTATAGAACATGTTATACATATGTCCCCCCCACATGTTGCCCTACTAACttactttttaaactgttttctttctttgtaggAAGTTGGAAGAGCTCAGTATGGACGAGTTCCTGCTAACAGCTTTAGATTCTGCAGGGGAAGATGAATCTGAAGATGAGACTCAAAAACAGAATCGTCTTAATAAGAATAAATCTGCAGCATTTGAAACGTGAGTGCTTTGAGATGACTTCCTAAACTGTAACATTGTGATAGTGATAATAACATATGCAATATTATATTGAATAACACgtacatattttaattaatttatctGACTATTTATTCCTTACTTTTATGGTTACTGTATTAGGCACTTACTGTATTATGGTGTTATAATGTATTACCAATCTGGCATGGATTTTCTCGGGGATCAGTACATTCTATGTTATCTTAAATCTAAAGCAGGAAAGAGGCATTTCCCCTTCCCTACTTTCTACCCCCTTGTCCCTGAGAAACCTTGATCTCAAAATCACATGTTAAagtttgttgtgcttttttttctctatagAGATGATAAGAAAGGTAAGGCCAGTCAGCACAAGGACCAGCTGTCCAGGTTAAAGAACAAAGATCCAGAGTTCTACAAGTTTCTGCAAGCAAACGACCAAACGCTGCTAAACTTTGATGACACAGACAGCTCTGAGGATGAGGACGagaaaaaatatcacaaattgCCGTCCAAACTTGAGGTAGGCCAGCTGCCATTGTCTTAGTTGATGCTGAGTTCTCTTgtgaaaataaaactatttatcCTTTGGTGTTTTGCTTTTAGGAGGCCGGCtctgatgatggtgatgatgatgacgaaGACGAAGGTGATGCAGAAGGTTCAAAGGCTTCAAAGAGAACTAAGAATGGAGTGGAGATTATCAAAGTCACAGACAAAATGGTTGAAGAGTGGAAAGCTGCTATGAAGAAGGAACCCACACCTCGACTCTTCAGAGAAGTCACCCAGGCCTTTAAGGCTGCAGTGGCTACTACCAAGGGCGAAGGAGGGGCGCAGTGTCGCTACAAAGTGGCAGACAGTTCAGGTAGGATACCATgttgaatatttgtatttaaactgtTACTATCCTATGGAAAAAGTATAGCATCATCACTAcaatgataacattttattagaataatacattataacatACAAATATTGCCAATACAACTGAAAAAGCTGTCAAGACTTGGCAGAATTTCAATTTAACTTTAGAGAACACCAAATAAAAGAGGCCAGCTTTCGCTTGGAATATATTAAAGACTGTATCACtgacacatttctgttaaaaccaaaaagtattgatttttaaaattcattatttgtcgccatacacacacattttggtaAGTTTGACCGTTACATTTAAAAGCCgttttccaaaatgtgtttgacattttggatgTGGTGGAGTTACACTTTCATATATTTCGAACACTGTAAAAAAACCTGCATAATAATAACTTGTAGgcactttttatatttactgtatgtgtttgctGTAACATTGAcctttttgaataaaacaaaaaagaaactccTTAATGCATTGCATATAATACaagtaacaacaacaaccagaTGTGATGGCATAACCATGCATAAATGTCTCTCTACCTGTACTGTCTACAGTGTTCAACGCCCTGGTCCTGTTCTGTATCAGAGATGTTTACGTGGCCCTGCAGAGGATGCTCAACCTGAAGCCAGAAAAAGACCAGAAAAAGTATGAATTGGATATCTGGATAATAGCCTTCTGTTTAAAGTCCTGATATAGCTGTGGAAAGATGTTTCACTCCTGACTTCTTATGTTCTGTTCTCAGGCTAGTGCTCCCTTCATCTAGTCCAAAGTGGCAGAGGAATCAAGTTGACATCAAGATGTATCTTAGTGGAGTAGTtcaggtttgtttttctgtctcttcaaGCATctcttctgtgtctctctgggCCTTTTCTACCTTTTTTGAGTTCTGCCTCCTGTAGACAGATGAGGTAGACGGGAAAAGATACAGtagagacatttttattttctttgacacATAACAACACATTCATAACAGAGATGTACATGCCATGATAAGTCCTCCCTCTTGTCCTTCTGTATCCTGAAAACACGCCAGTAGTAATCTCTGTTATCCTCGCTTTTGTCCCTCTCTCCACCTGTAGTTGTTATCCTGCCTGACAGAGGCCACAGTGATCAGCGCTGTCCTGCGGCACGCCAACCAGCTTGCACCTTATTACCTTTGTCTCCCCAAACAATGTCGTCACCTGGTTAAGGTAAGTCAGTAGTTATCATAAGATGGTGTGAAGTGTTGACATTAAATGAATGCTGCAATATAGTTTCTGATGTAATTTCACGTCTCTTGTTTGTGTGCAGCAACTGATGAAGCAATGGAGCACAGGGGAGGAGACAAGTCGGGTTCTCGCCTTCCTGGCCCTCAACAAaatctgcagacacaaacaggaaacataTCTCAACCCTATTCTCAAGGTGAGTCTTAATTCAGAGTGATACAAGGCCACGGGTATCTGCACTTTCAAAAAGAGTCACATTTTAGTAAAGAATAGAGTAAACTACATCTAGTTTgtcaaaatattttatattttaatcggccttatattttcctttctttttgcagcaaatgtacatttcctaCGTACAAAACTGTAAGTTCACCTCTCCCAACGTGCTGCCCATGATCAACTTCATGCAGCGAACTCTCACTGAGATGTACTCGCTGGACACACAGGCCACTTACCAGCACGCCTTCATCTACATCCGACAGCTGGCCATCCACCTCAGGAACGCCATGACCATGAagaaaaaggtacatttttgtCAGTGTGTGCACCGGGAGATTGTCTGTTTGGacatattttcattatatgAATTAAGTTTATTCCTATGGtgttacagacacacagaccttaaataaacacatgcacaaacaggaccTATGCTTATGTGTTAGTGGAGAGGTGTCTGAGCAAAGGGGCTGCCGATTTTTCAGCTCCATGGAGCAGTCAGGGTTCTGTTGACTTGCTCAAGAACACCTGGGCACTCCCTaagaggtgaactggcacctttACACCTACCAGTCAACACTTTGTATTTTGGTCCGATCAGGGCTTGAACCGCCAACCCTTAGGTTACCAAACCTGTCCAGTTCATATGAAGACTCACTGCTAAGCATCTATAATACAAATCCCTGTGTGTTCTTTAGGAAACGTACCAGTCAGTGTATAACTGGCAGTATATCCACTGTCTGCACCTCTGGTGTCGAGTCCTCGGCACCCTGCACCCCAGTGATGTTCTCCAGCCTCTCATTTATCCACTCTGCCAAGTCATAATCGGCACCGTGAAGTGAGTATATCTATATGCACTcgtatattttgtattattattagaagTTCATGTCCATGTTAGACAATGAACAATAATAAAGAGAAAACTGATTCCTTGAGGTAGAAACATTGCTCTGCGTGATTAATCGTTATAGTGTTCAAAATACAGCAGCTAGCTATTTGCTGTAGCTATTGCTTGTGAAGagtgtatttttgttattaatgtcaatcattttctttttttaacataggCTTTAATGGATTTATAGCAGTGTAAAATGCTAATTGTGTGTCCACTTGGCAACACATTTGTAATTTCTGATTTCTGTTGagatttaattttgaaaaaacaatgcaTGGCTGCAATGTTTATTCATaatggatttttcttttcatcattttgtatttctgtcacATGTTTGGGTCCACATTAAGTAACATTATCGTAAGACAAGTGAAAGCAGCAAATCAACAAATCATTTCTCATCAaaatagttgcaaattaattttcTAAAAAATCATATTGTTAATGAATCAGTAACCAGCTCAGTAACCAACCCCTATACTTTTAAGAAATACCTGGTTATTCAGCTAAACCAGgataaaatatacttaaagcagTAAAAAGAGCTGAGGGTAACATTTTAGTTCATTGTTGTAGGcattaaaaaaagtccaatTATGAAATGCATCTGCCCCAGCTCTCCCAGCCCgtacaatatatttattattctaagaatacatgtttgtttattgttggaCTGTGAAATGTCCTGCCTCCAGCACTCTTTGTGCAGTAGAGTTTGTACAGTACATTTAACATTATtaactctctt
The Eleginops maclovinus isolate JMC-PN-2008 ecotype Puerto Natales chromosome 1, JC_Emac_rtc_rv5, whole genome shotgun sequence genome window above contains:
- the noc2l gene encoding nucleolar complex protein 2 homolog; the protein is MAAKQKRKLEELSMDEFLLTALDSAGEDESEDETQKQNRLNKNKSAAFETDDKKGKASQHKDQLSRLKNKDPEFYKFLQANDQTLLNFDDTDSSEDEDEKKYHKLPSKLEEAGSDDGDDDDEDEGDAEGSKASKRTKNGVEIIKVTDKMVEEWKAAMKKEPTPRLFREVTQAFKAAVATTKGEGGAQCRYKVADSSVFNALVLFCIRDVYVALQRMLNLKPEKDQKKLVLPSSSPKWQRNQVDIKMYLSGVVQLLSCLTEATVISAVLRHANQLAPYYLCLPKQCRHLVKQLMKQWSTGEETSRVLAFLALNKICRHKQETYLNPILKQMYISYVQNCKFTSPNVLPMINFMQRTLTEMYSLDTQATYQHAFIYIRQLAIHLRNAMTMKKKETYQSVYNWQYIHCLHLWCRVLGTLHPSDVLQPLIYPLCQVIIGTVKLVPTSRYYPLRMHCCKSLTLLSGSTNTFVPVLPFILEILQQVDFNKKPARMSKKPINFAVILKLSKVNLMEKAYKDGLIDQLYDLILEYFHTQASSIGFPELALPTVIQLKAFLKECKVANYCKPVRQLLEKVQENSSYITGRRQKAAFGVADATAVVAWEKQMQEEGTPLSRYYSQWKKLRVKEIQLEISGKERMEDLELPEIKRRKVQEKKVEDKKEFTDLFQSDSEDGEDDGQLKIRGKKDRRGSDDDDLEGLYDMSDDEDTEGGDSDDEEATTVPEPLTSAALIKLAEGDEDLVEDLELSDDD